CCGCCGCCGGTGGCCGCCCCGCGCAGCGGGAATCCCAACTCCCTGGCGATGGCGATGGCCAGTTCTTCCAGGGCCGCCACCCCCGGCGTCCGCTCCATCGCCGGGCAGTCCGAGCCCGGCTCAAGCGCCATGGTCATAGTGACGCCGGGAACCCACTCCGTGTCGACCAGCGCCCGCAGCCGCCCGGCCAGGGCGTCGAGGTCGGCCGTGCTCCAGGCTCGCAGATCGAAGCGGACCGAGGCCCGGTCGACCACCACGCTCGGGTTGCCGCCGCCCCGGATCTCTCCGGGGTTGACGGTCAGGCCCCGCGCCAGGTCGTTCAACCCATCCGCCTGGACGATCAGGTGCGCCAGCGCGAGGACGGCACTGCGCCCCTTCTCAGGCTCGACCCCGGCGTGGGACGACTTGCCCCGCGCCTCGACCGTGTACCAGCGCACTGCCTTGCGCGCGGTCACGATGTCGCCGTTCTCCCGCGCCGCCTCCAGCGTCAGGATCGCGTCGTGCCTGGGCCCCTCCGCCATCAGCAGCGGGATCGAGTGCCGCTCGGCGATCTCTTCATCGGAGACGACGACGTAGCTGAGGGTGCCTACGTTGTCCCACCCCACGTGGTCAAGTGCCGCCACCGCGTACAGCCCGGTCAACAGCCCGGCCTTCATGTCGCAGGTGCCCGGCCCGAGGATCCGGTCGCCATCGATCGTCATCGGCCGCTCGGCGGTCGTGCCGCGGGGAAAGACGGTGTCGGCGTGGCCCAGCAGCATGATCCGGGCGCTTCCCTGGCCGTGGCGGCGGGCGACCAGGTCGTCCCCATGCCGCTCCTGCCGGTGGCGAGTCACAGTGAAGCCCAGCGACGCCAGCCGGTGCGCGAGCCAGTCATTGACCGCATCGACCCCCGCCTTGTCGTAGCTACCGGAGTCCTGATTGACGAGTAACTCCAGGTCGCGCAGGTAGTCCGGGAGGTGCTCGTGCAGGTAGGCGACGATCGGATCGCTCACCCCGGCCTCCTACCAGCCCGCAAAGCGGGCGACGGCCGCATCGCTGACCCGACCGGCCAGCACGTCGGCGAACGCCTGGTCGAGCAGCGCGACCCCCTCGTCAATCTCCTCCCGGCTGAGGATGAGCGGGGGTGTGATCTCCAGCACGTTCGACCAGTTGCCGGCGTAGTAGAGGATCAGGCCCAGTTCCCAGGCCCGGTAGACGATCTTGGCCGCGGCCGGCTGGTTCGGCGCCTTGCTGGCCCGGTCGGTAACCAGCTCGACCCCCTGGATCATGCCCAGGCCGCGGATGTCGCCAACGATGTCGTGCCGCCCGAGGGTCTCGACCAGCCGCTGGTGGAGGTACGCGCCGTTGGCGGCTGCCTGCGCGACGATCCCCTCACGCTCGATCACCTCCAGCGTGGCGAGCCCCGCGGCGCAGCACGTGGCGTTGCCCGACACCGTGAAGAGCGCCACCCCGGTACCGGCATCCAGAATCTCCTGCCGCCCGACGATGGCGCTGAGCGGCAGCCCACCACCCAGCGACTTGCCGAGCAGCACCAGATCGGCCGCGATGCCCCCGTGCTCGTAGGAGAACATCGTGCCGGTCCGCCCCAGCCCGACCTTGATGTCGTCGACCACCAGCAGGATGCCGTGGCGGTCGCACAGGGCGCGCAGCTTCGGCAGGAAGTCCGGCGGCGGGACGATGTCGCCCCCGTCGCTCTGCACCGTCTCGACGAAGATTGCACCGACATCGCCCGGCGGGCAGATCGTGGCGAAGAGATAGTCCTCCAGGAACCCGAGGCACTGGTCCGTCACCCGGCTGGCATCCCCGCCGAACGGATTGCGGTAGGGGTTCGGGTAGGGCACCTTGGTGACGTGGGCGCCGCCGACCACGTCGGCGAAGGCAGTGTGCCCCGAGAGCGCCATGGTGGCGTCGGTGGTGCCATGCCAGCTCCCGACGAACGAGATCAGGCGCGGCTTGCCGGTTGCCAGCCGGATCAGGCGCTGCGCCGCCTCGCTGGCATCCGA
This genomic window from Sphaerobacter thermophilus DSM 20745 contains:
- a CDS encoding aspartate aminotransferase family protein, with the protein product MTMEPQAIGTAVQAAFERDARLIADAIKIRYNPLVIDRAEGSRIYDIEGRAYLDFGASWSLAHLGYSNPHVRRAVAAQLEKTMFAGLVSAINQPALDLAEKLVGLVPGDFPKKAWFGLSGSDASEAAQRLIRLATGKPRLISFVGSWHGTTDATMALSGHTAFADVVGGAHVTKVPYPNPYRNPFGGDASRVTDQCLGFLEDYLFATICPPGDVGAIFVETVQSDGGDIVPPPDFLPKLRALCDRHGILLVVDDIKVGLGRTGTMFSYEHGGIAADLVLLGKSLGGGLPLSAIVGRQEILDAGTGVALFTVSGNATCCAAGLATLEVIEREGIVAQAAANGAYLHQRLVETLGRHDIVGDIRGLGMIQGVELVTDRASKAPNQPAAAKIVYRAWELGLILYYAGNWSNVLEITPPLILSREEIDEGVALLDQAFADVLAGRVSDAAVARFAGW
- a CDS encoding M20 family metallopeptidase — translated: MSDPIVAYLHEHLPDYLRDLELLVNQDSGSYDKAGVDAVNDWLAHRLASLGFTVTRHRQERHGDDLVARRHGQGSARIMLLGHADTVFPRGTTAERPMTIDGDRILGPGTCDMKAGLLTGLYAVAALDHVGWDNVGTLSYVVVSDEEIAERHSIPLLMAEGPRHDAILTLEAARENGDIVTARKAVRWYTVEARGKSSHAGVEPEKGRSAVLALAHLIVQADGLNDLARGLTVNPGEIRGGGNPSVVVDRASVRFDLRAWSTADLDALAGRLRALVDTEWVPGVTMTMALEPGSDCPAMERTPGVAALEELAIAIARELGFPLRGAATGGGSDISFAGHQGTPGLDGLGPIGGLDHGPDEYILLSSIVPRTALLARLIQAIGDRGGRLV